The following is a genomic window from Gymnodinialimonas ceratoperidinii.
GATCAGCAGGTCGATCTGCTGGATCAGGTAATTCTCGAACAGGTCGGGCCGCGTGATCGTGGTAGCATAGGTGCCGGGCTCCGAGACATGGCCGAACGACAGGCGGCTATCGATGCCCGCGAAGGAGGTCGTGCGCAGGCGGATCTCAGGGTAGAACGCCCGGAAGCGCGTGTTCTCCGGCGCGCCGTTCAGCACCGTCTCGGTGAAATGGTCGCCGAGGAATTGCGTCGCCTCATTATAGAGCTTCTGCACCTGCGCGACGGCTTCAGTCGCGTCGGTGAAGGCCATGGGCTCGCCGTGGTCGGGCGTGCGGATCTTTTGGGGGGCATGCGTCGTCATTCTACCTCAACTATATATTCATATGCCTCGCACAAGCTTTCGGTTCCCTCTTTTCCAAGGGTACCCGCCAGCGCGGCAGAATTGATGAAAGGCCAATTGATGCTCTGCGCGAAGGCGCTCATGGCAGCACCGGGGTCAGCTCGAACGTCCGCACGTCGACAAGCCCAAGGTCCGAGATCCGCAATTCGGGGATCACCACAAGCGCCAGAAGGGAGTGCTGCATGTAGGCGTTGTTCAGGGAGCATCCCGCCGCGGTCATCGCCTCGATAAGCTGTGTCACCTTTGCGGCCACCTCGGACGCCGGGCGGTCGGACATCAGGCCCGCGATGGGCAATTCCACCAGCGCCTTTTCTTCCCCATCCTGCCAAAGGGTGACGCCGCCACCGACTTCGCCCAAGCGCATCGCGGCGCGGGCCATCATCTCGCGGTCGGTGCCGACCACGATCATGTGGTGGCTGTCGTGGGCCACGGTGGAGGCCATGGCCATCCCCGGCCCGTAGCCGAAGCCCGAGACGAAGGCATTCGTCACCTCCCCGGTGGCGCGATGACGCTCCACGAGGGCGATCTGCGCGATGCCGTCCGGTTCCACCACGCCGTCGCGGACCGGCAAATCCATCTGCAACGCCTTCGTCGGCGCCTGGTTCTCGACCACACCGATGACATTGGCGGTGACCTCCGCGCCCTCGGCACGGATCTCGAAATCCGCGGCGGTGAGCGTCTTGCCGAGGTGGACGGACTGGCGCGTGTCATCCGGCCAGTCGAGATGCGGGCAATCGACGAGGCAGGTGCCGCCCTCGGCGATCTTCTCGCCGCGCCCGTAGACCGCCTCGATCGGCAGGGTGGAGAGGTCGGAGGTGACGATCATGTCGGCGCGGCGGCCGGGGGCGATCTGGCCAAGCTCGCGCTCCAGCCCGAAATGGGTGGCGGTGTTGATCGTGGCCATCTGCAGGGCAATCAGCGGGTCGCAGCCGCAATCGATCGCGTGGCGCACCGCGCGATTCATGTGGCCGTCCTCCACCAGCGTCTTGGCGAAGCAATCGTCGGTGCAGATGATCATGTTGCGCGGATCGAGCCCGCGCTCGGTGATCGCGGTGATCTGGCTTTCGATGTCGTACCAAGCGGAGCCGAGGCGGATCATCGACCGCATTCCCTGCCGCATCCGCGCCACGGCGTCGGCCTCGCAGGTGCCCTCGTGTTCATCCGCCGGGCCGCCGGCGACATAGGCGTGGAAGGCGGGGCCGAGATCGGGCGAGGCGTAATGCCCGCCCACCGTCTTGCCCGCCGCTTGCGTCGCGGCGATCTCGGCCAGCATCTGCTGCGAGCCATTGATCACGCCGGGGAAGTTCATCATCTCGCCCAGGCCCACGATGCCGGGCCATTCCATCGCGGTGCTGACATCCTCGGGGCCGATCTCGTAGCCCGTGGTCTCCAGCCCTGGAGCCGAGGGCGCGCAGGAGGGCATCTGGGTGAAGACATTGATCGGCTGCAGCAGCGCTTCGTCATGCATCAGTCGGACGCCTCGCAGGCCGAAGACATTGGCGATCTCGTGCGGGTCGGTGAACATCGAGGTGGTGCCATGGGGGATCACGGCGCGGGAGAACTCCGCCGGCGTCAGCATGCCGGATTCGATATGCATGTGTCCGTCGCAAAGGCCGGGGATGAGGTAGCGGCCCGAGAGCTCCTCCACCTGCGTGCCTTCGCCGATGCAATGGCTGGCATCGGGACCGACATAGGCGAAGCGGCCGTGGCGGATGGCGACCTGCCAGCCGTCCATCACTTCACGGGTCTGCACGAGAACGACACGGGCGTCGCGGATCACCAGATCGGCGGCGGTCCGGCCTGCGGCAACGGCAACGAGGTCGCTTGCGACGTCTTGCCAGGAGGGAAAGGGGGTATGTTCCATGTCCCAATTTTGCAGAGCGCGCAGGGGCCTGCAAGGGACGTTTCACCGGCAGTCGGCCGCGCGTGGGGCTGGGGGTGATTTTCCGTATTTGTGAAAAGATGAAGGGGGGCGCTGCGCCTAGTCGCGCAGGCGGTCCGCGTGGAGGGCCTCGTAGATCGGCAGCGCCTCGGCGAGGAGGGGTTGCAGGTGCTCGGGCAGGTCGGGCAGCGGGCCCTCGGCGCGGGCGAAACCGGTGGAGCGGTGGACCGCGTCGTACCAATGCGGCGCCCAGACTCCGTCACAGGCTTTCGGCCCCTCGGGCCACGCCAACATGGCCGGGTCGAAGGGCAGGTCGATGGCGGCGCAGAGCGCGCGCAGCATGGCCTCGGGGTTGGCGCGGATATCGGCGCTGTCGATGATCGGCCCGGGGAGCGCGGCGTGGATGCGCTCGGCCTGGGCGAAGCCGATATCGTCGAGGGTGATCTCGATGTCGTTCTTGACGGCATAGCTGGCGATGACGCGGGCGGGGTGGCGCAGCAGGTGAACGTTGGCAAAGCCTTCCGCCCAGTCGAGGGGCACGCCGGGCAACATGTGATGTGCCATGACCTTGAGGTATTGAACCGGTCTTGAGGGCGGCTCTTCGATTTGCTCAATCACCGCGTCGAAGCGCTCGGGCTGGCTGGCGAGGATCTCCTGCTGCATCGGGTGCGTCACGCCTGATTTCGCGAGGTAGGCGGCGTAGAAGGGCTCGTCCCAGGCGACGCAATCGGCGCGTTGACCGAAGGCATACATCATCGCAGTCGACAGGTTCCGCGGGCCGGACCACATGGCAATACGCATAGACAACTCCCCGTTCATTTCCGCGTGAGATCACACCGCTGTGTGTTGCAATGCAAGGGCAACTTTCCGAGCCTCGGAACAAAGGTGGAGGTCTCATGTTCAGACGTTATTTCCGATCCAAAAGCCCCATGCGCGACGTGATCAAGATTGCGACCCTTGCGCTCGCGATCTTTGCCGGCGCGCTGGTCCAAGGCGGTCGCGCCCATGCCGCGGACATTCGCACCGCCGTCGTGGCCGGTGGCTGCTTCTGGTGCGTGGAGAGCGATTTCGAGGGCGTCGATGGCGTGATCGAGGTTGTGTCCGGCTTTGCCGGGGGCAGCGTGCCCAACCCCGAGTATCGCGACGTTGTGCGCGGGGGCACAGGCCATCTGGAAGTCGTGGAGATCACCTATGATGCCGATGTGCTGCCCTATGCGGGGCTGTTGCGGCTGTTCCTGCGCTCGATCGATCCGCTCGACACGGAGGGCCAGTTCTGCGACCGGGGTGAGAGCTATACGACGGCGATCTTCGTGAACGACGACCGCGAGCGCGAAATCGCGCAGGGAGCGATCATGGAGGCCGAGGGGAGCCTCGGCCAGAACATCGTCACGCCGATCCGCGATGCCGCGCCGTTCTACCCGGCGGAGGATTACCACCAGGATTACTACCGCTCGAACGATCTTGTGCTGACGCGCTTTGGCCCGCGCCGCAAATCGGTCGCTTACGATTTATATCGCGAGGCCTGTGGCCGGGACCAAAGGGTTCTGGACGTCTGGGGCTCCGAGGCGGCCTTTGCCGCCGATCACCTGTGACGCGGCAGGCCGCGCCGCGGGCTTTGGCTGCCCTCAGATGAACATCAGGTTGTTGGTGATGACGATCTCCAGCGCGTAGACGCCGAGGATCACGACCAGCGGCGCGAGGTCGAGCCCGCCCATGTTCG
Proteins encoded in this region:
- a CDS encoding adenine deaminase, whose product is MEHTPFPSWQDVASDLVAVAAGRTAADLVIRDARVVLVQTREVMDGWQVAIRHGRFAYVGPDASHCIGEGTQVEELSGRYLIPGLCDGHMHIESGMLTPAEFSRAVIPHGTTSMFTDPHEIANVFGLRGVRLMHDEALLQPINVFTQMPSCAPSAPGLETTGYEIGPEDVSTAMEWPGIVGLGEMMNFPGVINGSQQMLAEIAATQAAGKTVGGHYASPDLGPAFHAYVAGGPADEHEGTCEADAVARMRQGMRSMIRLGSAWYDIESQITAITERGLDPRNMIICTDDCFAKTLVEDGHMNRAVRHAIDCGCDPLIALQMATINTATHFGLERELGQIAPGRRADMIVTSDLSTLPIEAVYGRGEKIAEGGTCLVDCPHLDWPDDTRQSVHLGKTLTAADFEIRAEGAEVTANVIGVVENQAPTKALQMDLPVRDGVVEPDGIAQIALVERHRATGEVTNAFVSGFGYGPGMAMASTVAHDSHHMIVVGTDREMMARAAMRLGEVGGGVTLWQDGEEKALVELPIAGLMSDRPASEVAAKVTQLIEAMTAAGCSLNNAYMQHSLLALVVIPELRISDLGLVDVRTFELTPVLP
- a CDS encoding HAD family hydrolase is translated as MRIAMWSGPRNLSTAMMYAFGQRADCVAWDEPFYAAYLAKSGVTHPMQQEILASQPERFDAVIEQIEEPPSRPVQYLKVMAHHMLPGVPLDWAEGFANVHLLRHPARVIASYAVKNDIEITLDDIGFAQAERIHAALPGPIIDSADIRANPEAMLRALCAAIDLPFDPAMLAWPEGPKACDGVWAPHWYDAVHRSTGFARAEGPLPDLPEHLQPLLAEALPIYEALHADRLRD
- the msrA gene encoding peptide-methionine (S)-S-oxide reductase MsrA — protein: MRDVIKIATLALAIFAGALVQGGRAHAADIRTAVVAGGCFWCVESDFEGVDGVIEVVSGFAGGSVPNPEYRDVVRGGTGHLEVVEITYDADVLPYAGLLRLFLRSIDPLDTEGQFCDRGESYTTAIFVNDDREREIAQGAIMEAEGSLGQNIVTPIRDAAPFYPAEDYHQDYYRSNDLVLTRFGPRRKSVAYDLYREACGRDQRVLDVWGSEAAFAADHL